Proteins encoded in a region of the Lepeophtheirus salmonis chromosome 6, UVic_Lsal_1.4, whole genome shotgun sequence genome:
- the LOC121119983 gene encoding uncharacterized protein, with amino-acid sequence MIIAEEGISKGVKKKDKTSHVSNKIFLGIRGNEESDEGNQLAKRMVSYSIFIVILGGLFLLEGFQCYNEEQKAPLEDTEQLLSYSIPEKVYMESEVEPPSYPRMRRGSSSNFFGLSGPIFGPRKSRENPVSMFRLKKSSSSSYIPEQPMDKRMSMIRLKKNLRKLHSNVSMLRLRKRISQMRLRKRFLEDHDNCEGDRKCLGVIEENRNSKRTIEEPENLYGLMDYESLKK; translated from the exons ATGATCATCGCAGAAGAAGGTATTTcaaaaggagtaaaaaaaaaagacaaaacctCTCATGTAagcaataaaattttcttaGGTATAAGAGGAAATGAAGAATCAGACGAAGGGAATCAGTTGGCTAAAAGAATGGTATCATACTCGATATTTATCGTTATCTTGGGTGGGTTATTTCTATTGGAAGGATTTCAATGCTACAATGAGGAACAGAAAGCACCACTAGAGGACACTGAACAG CTCCTGAGTTATTCAATCCCTGAAAAAGTATATATGGAGTCTGAAGTTGAGCCACCTTCCTACCCTAGAATGCGTCGTGGAAGTTCTTCGAACTTTTTTGGACTATCTGGCCCCATATTTGGTCCCCGAAAGAGTCGCGAAAACCCGGTCTCCATGTTTCGTCTCAAGAAATCATCTTCTTCGTCTTATATCCCGGAACAGCCCATGGACAAACGAATGTCTATGATAAG GTTAAAGAAAAACCTAAGGAAATTGCATTCCAATGTTTCCATGCTACGACTTCGAAAAAGAATTTCACAAATGAGGTTAAGGAAGCGCTTTTTGGAGGATCATGATAATTGTGAAGGAGACAGAAAATGCCTAGGGGTAATAGAAGAG AACCGAAATTCCAAAAGGACAATTGAAGAGCCTGAGAATCTATATGGACTCATGGACtatgaatcattaaaaaaataa